The following are from one region of the Thermococcus cleftensis genome:
- a CDS encoding ABC transporter ATP-binding protein, whose amino-acid sequence MAEVKLINVWKQFGEFTAVREMNLDVKDGEFMILLGPSGCGKTTTLRMIAGLEEPTRGQIYVGDRLVADPEKGIFVPPKDRDIAMVFQSYALYPHMTVYDNIAFPLKLRKVPKQEIDQRVREVAELLGLTELLKRKPRELSGGQRQRVALGRAIVRKPQVFLMDEPLSNLDAKLRVKMRAELKRLQRQLGVTTIYVTHDQVEAMTMGDRIAVINQGVLQQVGTPEEVYDRPANTFVAGFIGSPPMNFMDATVTEDGFADFGEFRLKFLPDQFEVLEERNLVGREVIFGIRPEDLYDAMFAQVKIPGENMVRAMVDIIENLGSEKIVHLSVGDVTFLGSFRSESKVTEGQEIDVVFDMRKSHVFEKGSGKAVF is encoded by the coding sequence ATGGCCGAGGTAAAGCTCATCAACGTCTGGAAGCAGTTCGGGGAGTTCACCGCGGTAAGGGAGATGAACCTCGACGTCAAGGACGGGGAGTTCATGATCCTCCTCGGACCTAGCGGCTGCGGAAAGACCACCACGCTGAGGATGATAGCCGGCCTCGAGGAGCCGACGAGGGGGCAGATATACGTCGGGGACAGGCTCGTGGCCGACCCCGAGAAGGGAATCTTCGTTCCACCGAAGGACAGGGACATCGCAATGGTCTTCCAGAGCTACGCGCTGTACCCCCACATGACTGTCTACGATAACATAGCCTTCCCCCTCAAGCTCAGAAAGGTGCCGAAGCAGGAGATAGACCAGCGCGTCAGGGAAGTCGCGGAACTTCTCGGCCTGACGGAGCTCCTCAAGAGGAAGCCGAGGGAGCTGAGCGGTGGTCAGAGGCAGAGGGTTGCCCTGGGCAGGGCGATAGTGAGGAAGCCCCAGGTCTTCCTCATGGACGAGCCCCTGAGCAACCTGGACGCAAAGCTCAGGGTGAAGATGCGCGCCGAACTCAAGAGACTCCAGAGGCAGCTTGGAGTTACCACAATCTACGTCACCCACGATCAAGTTGAGGCCATGACCATGGGCGACAGGATAGCGGTCATAAACCAGGGCGTCCTCCAGCAGGTCGGAACGCCGGAGGAGGTCTACGACAGGCCCGCGAACACCTTCGTTGCCGGCTTCATAGGCTCGCCCCCGATGAACTTCATGGACGCGACGGTGACCGAGGACGGCTTCGCCGACTTCGGCGAGTTCAGGCTCAAGTTCCTCCCCGACCAGTTCGAGGTTCTCGAGGAGAGGAACCTCGTCGGGAGGGAAGTCATCTTCGGAATTCGCCCTGAGGACCTCTACGACGCGATGTTCGCCCAGGTCAAGATACCGGGGGAGAACATGGTTCGGGCCATGGTGGACATCATCGAGAACCTCGGAAGCGAGAAGATAGTCCACCTGAGCGTCGGCGACGTCACATTCCTGGGCTCCTTCCGCTCGGAGTCCAAAGTGACGGAAGGCCAGGAGATCGATGTCGTCTTCGACATGCGCAAGTCCCACGTCTTCGAGAAGGGGAGTGGGAAGGCAGTTTTCTGA
- a CDS encoding UPF0146 family protein: MPIEDFAEFLAREIPRGKVVELGIGFQFKVALKLKSLGYDVLAIDWNPESVERARELGIGAVRDDLFSPRLGLYREARALYSVRPTPEIVRPILKLGRTLRLPVYILPLAGDAMPRGMRLVNHRGLAIYVYNPRTK, translated from the coding sequence ATGCCCATAGAGGACTTCGCCGAGTTCCTAGCCAGGGAGATTCCAAGGGGGAAGGTAGTCGAGCTAGGGATAGGCTTCCAGTTCAAGGTCGCGCTCAAACTGAAAAGCCTGGGGTACGACGTTCTGGCCATCGACTGGAACCCCGAGTCTGTTGAACGGGCAAGGGAGCTGGGCATAGGGGCGGTGCGAGACGACCTGTTCAGCCCGAGGCTAGGGCTTTACAGAGAGGCCCGCGCGCTCTACTCAGTCAGGCCCACGCCGGAGATAGTGCGGCCCATTCTAAAGCTCGGCAGGACGCTAAGACTGCCGGTTTACATTTTGCCGCTGGCGGGAGATGCGATGCCCAGGGGAATGAGGCTGGTAAACCACCGCGGACTGGCGATATACGTTTATAACCCCCGCACCAAATAG
- the glmM gene encoding phosphoglucosamine mutase — protein MRLFGTAGIRGTLWEKVTPELAMDVGKAMGTYIEGESIVVARDGRTSSVMLKNALIAGLLSTGKEVLDADLIPTPALAWATREHGDGGVMITASHNPPTDNGIKVFNGDGTEFYVEQEEELEELVFSGNFRKARWDEIKTVKPLDVIDDYIGAVLDFVNHGTGLKVLYDGANGAGSVLAPYLLREMGAKVISVNAHVDGHFPGRKPEPRYENIAYLGELVRELGVDIAIAQDGDADRIAVFDERGNYLNEDTVIALFAKLYTEEHGGGTVVVSIDTGSRIDHVVERAGGRVVRIPLGQPHDGIKKYGAIFAAEPWKLVHPRFGNWIDSFVTMGLLLKLIDEEGKPLSEIVRENVPEFYLTKRNVPCPDEHKGAVMERAYRVLEEKLGSETREVLTISGFRFNLRDGSWVLVRPSGTEPKIRVVVEAPSEKRRDELFELAYGTVRKAVEDVMKKG, from the coding sequence ATGAGGCTCTTCGGTACCGCTGGAATTAGGGGCACCCTCTGGGAAAAGGTCACTCCCGAGCTCGCGATGGACGTAGGAAAGGCGATGGGGACTTACATCGAGGGAGAGAGCATCGTGGTCGCGAGGGACGGGAGAACTTCAAGCGTGATGCTCAAGAACGCCCTCATCGCGGGGCTCCTCTCGACCGGGAAGGAGGTTCTCGACGCGGATTTAATCCCAACACCGGCCCTGGCCTGGGCGACGAGAGAGCACGGCGACGGCGGAGTTATGATAACGGCCAGCCACAACCCACCGACCGACAACGGGATAAAGGTCTTCAACGGCGATGGAACCGAGTTCTACGTCGAGCAGGAGGAGGAGCTTGAGGAGCTCGTTTTCTCAGGAAACTTCAGGAAGGCCAGGTGGGACGAGATAAAGACTGTGAAGCCCCTCGACGTCATAGATGACTACATCGGGGCCGTTCTCGACTTCGTGAACCACGGGACGGGCTTAAAGGTCCTCTACGACGGCGCCAACGGTGCCGGGAGCGTTCTGGCCCCTTACCTCCTGCGCGAGATGGGGGCGAAGGTCATAAGCGTGAACGCCCACGTGGACGGCCACTTCCCGGGAAGGAAGCCCGAGCCTCGCTACGAGAACATAGCCTACCTCGGAGAGCTCGTGAGGGAGCTGGGCGTTGATATTGCCATAGCGCAGGACGGCGACGCCGACAGGATAGCGGTGTTCGACGAGAGGGGCAACTACCTCAACGAGGACACCGTCATAGCGCTCTTCGCCAAGCTCTACACCGAGGAACACGGCGGCGGAACGGTTGTCGTTTCGATAGACACAGGCTCGAGGATAGACCACGTCGTCGAAAGGGCCGGCGGAAGGGTGGTGAGGATTCCCCTCGGCCAGCCCCACGACGGAATAAAGAAATACGGGGCCATCTTTGCCGCCGAACCCTGGAAGCTCGTCCACCCGAGGTTCGGCAACTGGATAGACAGCTTCGTGACAATGGGGCTTCTGCTCAAACTCATAGACGAGGAAGGGAAACCCCTGTCAGAGATAGTGAGGGAGAACGTTCCTGAGTTCTACCTCACCAAGAGGAACGTCCCCTGCCCGGACGAGCACAAGGGGGCAGTCATGGAGAGGGCGTACAGGGTTCTTGAGGAGAAGCTGGGAAGCGAGACCAGGGAAGTTCTGACTATTTCCGGCTTCCGCTTCAACCTGAGGGACGGCTCGTGGGTCCTAGTGAGGCCGAGCGGAACGGAGCCCAAGATTCGTGTTGTTGTCGAAGCTCCCAGTGAGAAGAGACGCGACGAGCTCTTTGAGCTGGCCTACGGAACCGTCAGAAAGGCCGTTGAAGATGTCATGAAGAAGGGCTGA
- a CDS encoding MBL fold metallo-hydrolase has protein sequence MIEITFLGSGGGRFITITQFRSTGGFHIRASRNVYVDPGPGALVRSWRYKLDPRKLDVIFVSHRHVDHCNDVEVMIEAMTGGALKKRGVLIASKSVIHGDETHTPAVSKYHLDVLESIHIPEPGSRIAIGEEEFLITPTQHSDPTTIGFRMKTRYGDISYIPDTAYFDELLEWHDGARLIIAAITRPRDMGIPYHLSTDDAVEMLKNMEHKPDALVMSHIGMKMHFANPYKEAKYIETVTGVKTYVAKEGFRVMVEKNEIAVRTLRPARFI, from the coding sequence TTGATAGAGATAACGTTCCTCGGGAGCGGGGGCGGGAGGTTCATCACGATAACCCAGTTCCGCTCCACCGGGGGATTCCACATAAGGGCGAGCAGGAACGTCTACGTTGATCCAGGGCCAGGCGCGCTGGTGAGGAGCTGGCGCTACAAGCTCGACCCCAGGAAGCTCGACGTCATCTTCGTCTCCCACAGGCACGTGGACCACTGCAACGACGTGGAGGTAATGATAGAAGCCATGACCGGCGGAGCGCTTAAGAAGAGGGGTGTTTTGATAGCCTCGAAGAGCGTTATCCATGGCGATGAAACCCACACGCCTGCGGTGAGCAAGTACCACCTGGACGTGCTCGAGAGCATACACATTCCCGAGCCGGGGAGCAGGATAGCGATAGGTGAGGAGGAGTTCCTCATAACCCCGACCCAGCACTCGGACCCTACCACCATCGGCTTTCGCATGAAGACGAGGTACGGCGACATATCCTATATCCCCGACACGGCGTACTTCGATGAACTCCTGGAGTGGCACGACGGCGCGAGGCTCATAATAGCGGCAATAACCAGGCCAAGGGACATGGGCATTCCGTACCACCTCAGTACCGACGACGCGGTTGAGATGCTCAAGAATATGGAGCACAAACCTGATGCCCTCGTGATGAGCCACATCGGAATGAAGATGCACTTCGCCAACCCCTACAAGGAGGCCAAGTACATCGAAACCGTCACCGGCGTCAAGACCTACGTGGCCAAGGAGGGATTCAGGGTCATGGTGGAGAAGAACGAGATAGCGGTTAGAACTCTCAGGCCTGCGAGGTTCATCTGA
- a CDS encoding OPT family oligopeptide transporter, giving the protein MEMKPYIPPEKSLPEYTVKAFVLGVILSIVMGAANAYLGMYAGMTVSASIPAAVISMAILFAFKDRNILENNMVQTAASAGESLAAGVIFTFPALVVLGYYTTFPYYIVTIIAALGGSLGALFTIVLRRAFIVEEKLPYPEGTACAEVLIAGDKGGSHAKPILYGGIFGGLFKLFGSSGLWSGTVETAKMVGSRVYYFGSDLSAALIAVGYIVGLNIAFLVFLGGAIAWFIAIPLYAGQMNHGDMSALDLAWTIWSTKIRYMGVGAMVVGGLWSLIKLRKPIKRGIKAGLEVAKRKQSGEAILRTEEDLPLNYVLVLIAAFVIPLFLLYFHIIGSIGIAAIMAVILLIVGFLGSSIAGYLAGVVGSSNNPVSGITIMSLLFTAFVLKGLGLSGMEGMAATILVAAVICTAAAIAGDTMQDLATGYIVGATPKRQQIFEIVGTFFAALVMAPVLNLLIQAYGIAGTPTAKENALAAPQAFLMAKVTEGVFTGNLEWNMIYIGAGIAVALIILDEILARRGSRFRTPVMPVAVGIYLPLSLGVPIFIGGLVRHFVGKARGSNEESPTDPGVLGAAGLIAGEALMGIFFAALIVAGVAPSTGFSSNLLGMILLAGIAVWLYMTGRKK; this is encoded by the coding sequence ATGGAGATGAAACCATACATACCACCTGAGAAGTCCCTGCCAGAGTACACGGTCAAGGCCTTTGTTTTGGGTGTTATTTTGTCGATAGTGATGGGCGCCGCCAACGCCTACCTAGGAATGTACGCCGGCATGACAGTCAGCGCCAGCATTCCGGCGGCGGTCATATCGATGGCAATACTCTTCGCCTTCAAGGACAGAAACATCTTGGAAAACAACATGGTGCAGACAGCAGCGTCCGCCGGTGAGTCGCTAGCGGCGGGAGTTATATTTACGTTTCCCGCCCTCGTCGTCCTGGGCTACTACACAACCTTCCCGTATTACATCGTTACTATAATAGCAGCGCTCGGCGGTTCCCTCGGTGCGCTCTTCACAATTGTGCTGAGGAGGGCGTTCATCGTCGAGGAAAAGCTCCCCTATCCAGAAGGAACGGCCTGTGCCGAGGTTCTCATAGCAGGGGACAAGGGCGGAAGCCACGCCAAGCCGATACTCTACGGTGGAATCTTCGGCGGTCTCTTCAAACTCTTCGGAAGCTCCGGCCTCTGGTCCGGAACCGTCGAAACCGCAAAGATGGTCGGTTCCCGCGTCTACTACTTCGGAAGCGACCTCTCTGCGGCACTCATAGCGGTTGGCTACATCGTTGGCCTCAACATAGCGTTCCTCGTCTTCCTCGGAGGCGCGATAGCCTGGTTCATAGCAATACCACTCTACGCCGGCCAGATGAACCACGGCGACATGAGCGCCCTCGACCTCGCCTGGACCATATGGAGCACCAAGATTCGCTACATGGGTGTCGGTGCAATGGTCGTCGGTGGCCTCTGGAGCCTCATCAAGCTCAGGAAACCGATAAAGAGGGGAATCAAGGCCGGCCTTGAGGTGGCAAAGAGGAAGCAGTCCGGAGAGGCCATACTCAGAACCGAGGAGGATCTCCCGCTCAACTACGTGCTGGTGCTCATAGCAGCCTTCGTGATACCGCTGTTCCTGCTGTACTTCCATATCATAGGCTCTATAGGAATCGCGGCAATAATGGCGGTGATACTCCTCATCGTCGGCTTCCTTGGAAGCTCAATAGCCGGCTACCTCGCGGGTGTCGTTGGTTCCTCCAACAACCCGGTCTCGGGAATCACCATCATGAGCCTGCTCTTCACAGCCTTTGTGCTCAAGGGCCTGGGCCTCAGCGGAATGGAGGGTATGGCGGCAACCATACTCGTGGCGGCGGTTATCTGCACGGCAGCTGCCATAGCCGGTGACACCATGCAGGATCTGGCCACGGGTTACATCGTTGGTGCAACTCCAAAGAGGCAGCAGATCTTTGAGATAGTCGGGACCTTCTTTGCCGCCCTCGTCATGGCACCTGTGCTCAACCTCCTCATACAGGCCTACGGTATAGCCGGAACGCCAACCGCCAAGGAGAACGCTCTGGCCGCCCCGCAGGCCTTCCTCATGGCCAAGGTCACCGAGGGTGTCTTCACCGGAAACCTTGAGTGGAACATGATATACATCGGCGCTGGGATAGCTGTGGCCCTCATAATTCTTGACGAGATCCTGGCAAGGAGGGGATCCAGGTTCAGAACTCCCGTTATGCCCGTTGCAGTCGGTATCTATCTGCCGCTCAGCCTTGGCGTTCCAATCTTCATCGGAGGTCTTGTCAGGCATTTCGTTGGTAAGGCTAGGGGCAGTAACGAGGAGAGCCCAACCGATCCAGGAGTCCTTGGTGCGGCCGGACTCATCGCCGGTGAAGCCCTCATGGGCATATTCTTTGCCGCCCTTATAGTAGCAGGTGTGGCGCCGAGCACTGGCTTCAGCAGCAACCTTCTCGGTATGATCCTCCTGGCAGGAATAGCGGTCTGGCTCTACATGACCGGCAGGAAGAAGTGA
- a CDS encoding PqqD family protein: protein MEEYMNLVPVRNEKVELRKVEGKYYLMVPMESKLDFLARKLHGEYRRIELDEMGAYTWELCDGRRTVKEIGKALKARFGEEVEPLYERLMTFLFELRKRYLIEFKNGSELVNGGDPNGRA from the coding sequence ATGGAAGAGTACATGAACCTCGTGCCAGTGCGCAATGAGAAGGTCGAGCTCAGGAAGGTCGAAGGAAAGTACTATCTGATGGTACCAATGGAGTCCAAGCTGGACTTTCTGGCGAGGAAGCTCCACGGAGAGTACAGGAGGATAGAACTTGACGAGATGGGAGCCTATACGTGGGAGCTGTGCGATGGGAGGAGAACTGTCAAGGAAATAGGAAAGGCCCTGAAGGCGCGCTTTGGGGAGGAAGTTGAGCCCCTTTACGAGCGTCTGATGACGTTTCTTTTCGAGCTGAGGAAGAGGTACCTGATTGAGTTTAAAAACGGAAGTGAGCTAGTCAACGGTGGTGATCCAAATGGCCGAGCTTGA
- a CDS encoding M20 family metallo-hydrolase — MAELERISEEIEKLQDEMVETLVELIKIPAISPDYGYEGEYDKAQKLLEIIKDWPFDKVEVYNAPDERAKNGVRPSILAYYYGEKGEEGPRLWILTHIDVVPPGDLSKWTVTEPFKPVVKDGKVYGRGSEDNGQSLVASLYAVRAMMNLGIRPKRTVILAFVSDEETGSKYGVEWLMREHPELFRKDDLVLVPDGGNEEGTFIEVAEKSILWLRVKVRGKQVHASMPDKGLNAHRVALDFAYHLDRLLHEKYGERDELFDPPESTFEPTMVRGPADSPNIVPGEHEVVFDCRILPRYSIDDILADAERLAGEVREKYRREFDGKVLPEIEFEVLQRMDAPEPTDPNSEIVLLLKEAIRRLRGKEAKVGGIGGGTFAAYFRKLGIPAVVWATLDETAHQPNEYARIKNMVEDAKVMAALALL; from the coding sequence ATGGCCGAGCTTGAAAGAATCTCGGAGGAGATTGAAAAGCTCCAGGACGAGATGGTCGAGACGCTCGTCGAACTGATTAAGATCCCGGCCATAAGCCCGGACTACGGCTACGAGGGTGAATACGACAAGGCCCAGAAGCTTTTGGAGATAATCAAGGACTGGCCCTTCGACAAAGTTGAAGTCTACAACGCGCCGGACGAGAGGGCCAAGAACGGTGTCAGGCCGAGCATTTTAGCGTACTACTACGGTGAGAAGGGCGAGGAAGGCCCGAGGCTCTGGATCCTCACCCACATCGACGTTGTCCCGCCCGGAGATTTAAGCAAGTGGACGGTCACGGAGCCGTTCAAGCCGGTCGTCAAGGACGGCAAGGTCTACGGCAGGGGAAGCGAGGACAACGGGCAGAGCCTCGTGGCTTCACTTTACGCGGTCAGGGCCATGATGAACCTCGGGATAAGACCGAAGAGAACCGTCATTCTGGCCTTCGTCAGCGATGAAGAGACCGGAAGCAAGTACGGCGTCGAGTGGCTGATGAGGGAGCACCCGGAGCTGTTCCGCAAGGACGACCTCGTTCTCGTTCCGGACGGCGGGAACGAGGAGGGCACCTTCATCGAGGTGGCCGAGAAGAGCATTCTCTGGCTCAGGGTCAAGGTCAGGGGCAAGCAGGTTCACGCGAGCATGCCGGACAAAGGCCTGAACGCCCACCGCGTCGCCCTTGACTTCGCCTACCACCTCGACAGACTGCTCCACGAGAAGTACGGTGAGAGGGACGAACTCTTCGACCCTCCGGAGAGCACCTTCGAGCCGACGATGGTTCGCGGCCCGGCCGACAGCCCGAACATAGTGCCCGGCGAGCACGAGGTCGTCTTCGACTGCAGGATTCTGCCGAGGTACAGCATAGACGATATCCTTGCCGACGCCGAGAGGCTTGCCGGAGAGGTCAGGGAGAAGTACAGGCGGGAGTTCGATGGAAAAGTCCTGCCGGAGATAGAGTTCGAGGTTCTCCAGCGCATGGACGCCCCGGAGCCGACGGATCCGAACAGCGAGATAGTTCTCCTGCTCAAGGAGGCCATCAGGAGGCTCCGCGGAAAGGAGGCGAAGGTCGGCGGAATAGGTGGCGGAACCTTCGCGGCCTACTTCAGGAAGCTCGGAATCCCGGCGGTTGTGTGGGCAACGCTCGACGAGACCGCCCACCAGCCCAACGAGTACGCCCGGATAAAGAACATGGTCGAAGATGCGAAGGTCATGGCGGCTTTAGCACTCCTGTGA